AATTCCAGCAAACAAGCACGTAAAGATGGCCGTCAACCATCTGAACAAGGTGCTACAGTACGCCCCGATGGTTGCCGAAGGCCGAGACGCGCAGGTTCACCTGACCGCGCAGGACTGGCAGGTTGTCGCTGATGTCCTGTTTAAAATGGACACGCCGGACGACAAGCTCCCGGACGCGATTAACGAGTATGGACTCGCCAACGAGAATCAGACGATCACGCTGACGACGGACGATCACGACATCCGTCTCGACGTCGTCGCGAGCTAACCGTGGCCCAGATGCACGTCAGGCATGACCGGGCCCCGGCCATGCCATCGGCGTTTTCTCAGATGTTTGTCCGCGCTAGTTTGCCGCGGCCTGGAGCGGAAAGCTCGGGATGTCGACGCGGTAGCGTTCGCCATCGGAGCGCTGGACGAGGTAGTTGCCCTCGACCGAGCCTACGAACGAGCTGAGCGTGCACGATCCGTCGTAAACGTGCTCTTCGCCGGGGGCGAGAACGGGCTGGGCGCGAAGCTCGGTGTCGCCTTCCGTGTCGTGAAGCGTACCATCGGACTCCCGGATCGTCCAGCGGCGTCGAATGAGTTGGATTTCGTCATCGCCCTGGTTTTCGATAAACACAGCATAGGCGAACGAGAACGAGCCTTCCAGGATGTTCGTTTTCCCGTCGAGATAGACCGGGCGGACAGTGATCTGGATGTCGCGAGTCTTGGTGGCGTAGCTTAACATAGTGATGCGTGCGGCGCAGAATCGAGGTTGCTTCGCCCCGAGCGGGGTCCAGAGCACACGATGCTGACGATGCGATCGGAGTCGGGGGCGTAGGGCAGATTACGTCCGGCAGAAATCCTGCCGAACAGTACTCTGTAACGGCACTGTTACCAATTGTTCGATTTCTGCCGTCGATTTCAAGAAAGGGCTTCCACCCTGTCGGCGGCTT
The DNA window shown above is from Longibacter salinarum and carries:
- the apaG gene encoding Co2+/Mg2+ efflux protein ApaG, whose protein sequence is MLSYATKTRDIQITVRPVYLDGKTNILEGSFSFAYAVFIENQGDDEIQLIRRRWTIRESDGTLHDTEGDTELRAQPVLAPGEEHVYDGSCTLSSFVGSVEGNYLVQRSDGERYRVDIPSFPLQAAAN